Part of the Methylomonas sp. AM2-LC genome, GGTACAATCTTGACATGGTAACTTGTCCCTTGAGCGGAGCCTTCAAATTGCATTTCTTGGTTTTGGGGTTGGCAGCTGGTTAACAGTAACCAAAAACACAACAAAAATTTATGTGACAGTGATTTCATGAATATGAATGTAAGTGATGGTTTAGAGGGGAATAGGGGGCTAAGTTTTGAATATAAACTACTGAATTGTTCTGTAAGTAAGCTGTAAACATCAATGCCAAAATCCAAACTAACTGAGCTTGGTTTCTCGTCAGTATATTAGCTATTTTTAACTATATTTGACAATATGATTTGCCTAATACGTAAATATTAGCCATAATAGACAACTCTTCAGCTTTCAGCTGTTGTTTTATGGTTACTGTGTCGGTTCTCTCGCAACGATACGCTGTAAACCCCGCCAGGCCCGGAAGGGAGCAACGGTAGCAGCAGACTCGTGTGCCGGGATGTGGCTGGCACAGTATCCGCCCAAAAGCCTATCCTATTCTTGTTGCTCATGGCATATCAGGTTCTTGCCAGAAAATGGCGTCCTAGCAATTTTACTCAACTTGTTGGGCAAGAGCACGTCAGTCAGTCGCTCATTCATGCTTTACAGCATAATCGTTTGCATCATGCCTATCTGTTTACAGGCACTCGTGGTGTTGGTAAAACTACTGTAGCCAGAATTTTAGCCAAAGCTATTAACTGCGAAAATCTGCAAGATTACAATCCGTGTGGTGCATGTCCTATCTGTCTTGATTTTGAACAGGGCCGATTTATGGACTTGATTGAAGTGGACGCCGCCTCGCGCACCAAGGTTGAGGATACCCGCGATTTACTCGATAATGTCCAATATGCACCCAACCAAGGGCGCTATAAAGTTTATCTGATTGACGAAGTACACATGCTTTCGGGTCATAGCTTCAATGCATTACTAAAAACATTGGAAGAACCACCAGCACATGTAAAGTTTCTGCTAGCGACTACCGATCCACATAAAATTCCGGTGACTGTTTTATCGCGTTGTTTGCAATTTAATTTAAAGCGTCTTCTGCCTGATCAGATAGCGACACAGCTACGGTTTATTTTAAATCAAGAACAAATAGACTTTGAAGACACTGCTTTAAAGTTATTGGCTCGATCTGCTGATGGTAGTCTTCGCGATGCTTTAAGTCTGCTTGATCAGGCAATTGTTTATGGTAGTGGCAGTGTTAATCTTGCAAGCGTTACGAGTATGTTAGGTACTGTTGCACAACAACCTATAGACGATATATTACGTGCTTTAGCTGGCGCAGATGCAAGAGCTGTTATGAGTAAGATAGCTGAAATTGCGGAGTTATCACCAAACTTTTCTGATATTTTGCAAGAAATTTTACGTGTTTTGCATCGAGTTGCTCTTACTCAACAGCTGCCAGATTTTATTGATAATGAGTTTGATCAACAATTAATCAATCATCTGGCGGACATTTTTTTAGCGGCAGATGTGCAATTATTTTATCAAATTGGTTTGATAGGGCAGCGTGATTTGGAGCTTGCACCGGACGCTCGTGCTGGTTTTGAAATGGTTATGTTAAGGATGCTAACATTTCGTCCAGAAACTACACGTTCTAGGAACGAGGAAACAAGGTCACTCGTAACCGTTAAGCCTCGTAATGCCGATAGTAATGTTTTAGTGAAATCACCTGCTTTAAGCGTTAAGACCGAAAACCAAATTAACGAGCCTGTCATAACGACTGAGGTTAAAGCTAATCACTGGTCGGAAATTATTGTAGCCTTAAACTTAACGGGTCGTAGCCGAGAACTGGCCAACAATTGTGTGTTAAACACTATTGATGAGCATACTTGTCATTTACTAATAGACCCAGGTTTTCAACAAGTGGGAAGTATTGCTCAAGATAAACTAAAGGCTGCGTTACAGAATTATTTTAAGAGGCCTTTGAAATTGCTGATTACGCATCAAGAATCGCCACAGTTGACGCCTGCCATAGAAATGCAAAAGGCGCGAGAAGATAAACAACAAGCAGCTGTTGACAGTATTGATGCAGATGTCAATGTGCAAGAGTTGAGAAGCGCTTTTGGTGCTCGTATCCTACCGGGTAGCATTGAGCCACTTAATTAAAATTTGGAGAACCATTATGAAAAATGCACTAGCTGGTATTATGCAGCAAGCCCAAAAAATGCAAGATAATTTTAAAAAAGCACAAGAAGAACTGGCAACCATAGAGATATTAGGTGAGTCGGGTGGTGGATTGATTACAGTATTAATGACAGGCAAGCGAGAGGTTCGCAAAGTAAGTATTGATCCCTCTTTACTGGGAGATGATCGCGATATGCTGGAAGATTTAGTTGCTGCCGCTATAAATGATGCGGTACATAAAGTTAACAAAATGAAAAAAGAAAAAATGAGTGATGTTACTGCGGGTATGCCATTGCCCCCTGGTTTTCAAATGCCATTCTAAAAAAGATGCAGAATCGGGGCTTAATGAAAGAATTAATACACAGCTTATGCTGTTTGCCAGGCATTGGTCCCAAGTCAGCACAACGTATCGCATTTCATTTGTTACAGCGCAATCGTGAGGGGGGGCTGCAGTTAAGCAAGATCTTGGCAGAAGCTATGCTTAATATTCAACACTGTTCAGAATGTCGTACCTTGTCAGAAGCGGTGCTTTGTGAAATTTGTAGTAACCAAAGCCGCGATGACAGCTTATTGTGCGTGGTCGAAAGCCCGGCAGACACTTGGATTATTGATCAGGCAACGACATTTAAAGGTAAATACTTTGTGCTTCATGGTCGATTATCGCCATTAGATGGCATAGGGCCAGATCAGATAGGTATGGATCTATTAGAGCAGCGTATGCAAAGCGCCAGAATCACTGAAATTATTTTAGCAACCAATTCAACAGTTGAAGGACAAGCTACGGCATATTTTATCGGTGAAGTTGCTGCCAAATATCAAATTCGCACTACGCGTATTGCGCATGGTATTCCAATGGGTGGCGAGCTCGAATTTATAGACAGTAGTACGCTGTCGCACGCCTTTAATGGCCGTAGAGAAATATAACGGCCATTTTTAATTAAAGGCGCCATTTTGCTGGTCACATTGGTTACAGCAAGGTTCATTAACTACCAAGCACAGGTCGAGCAGAAAAGCTGCTAGACTTTTCTGCTCATTTTAAACCTGTTTATAACGGTGTAACGTTTTCTGCTTGTGGACCTTTTTGGCCTGTAGTAACTTCCATAGTAACGCGCTGACCTTCTTTCAGTGTTTTACGTCCGTTACCATTGATAGCGCTGAAATGTACAAATACATCTTTGCCGCCTTCTTGTTCGATGAAGCCGAAGCCTTTTTCATCGTTGAACCATTTTACTTTGCCTTCTACTTGTACTGACATAAATCTCTCTTGCTTAAAA contains:
- the dnaX gene encoding DNA polymerase III subunit gamma/tau, producing MAYQVLARKWRPSNFTQLVGQEHVSQSLIHALQHNRLHHAYLFTGTRGVGKTTVARILAKAINCENLQDYNPCGACPICLDFEQGRFMDLIEVDAASRTKVEDTRDLLDNVQYAPNQGRYKVYLIDEVHMLSGHSFNALLKTLEEPPAHVKFLLATTDPHKIPVTVLSRCLQFNLKRLLPDQIATQLRFILNQEQIDFEDTALKLLARSADGSLRDALSLLDQAIVYGSGSVNLASVTSMLGTVAQQPIDDILRALAGADARAVMSKIAEIAELSPNFSDILQEILRVLHRVALTQQLPDFIDNEFDQQLINHLADIFLAADVQLFYQIGLIGQRDLELAPDARAGFEMVMLRMLTFRPETTRSRNEETRSLVTVKPRNADSNVLVKSPALSVKTENQINEPVITTEVKANHWSEIIVALNLTGRSRELANNCVLNTIDEHTCHLLIDPGFQQVGSIAQDKLKAALQNYFKRPLKLLITHQESPQLTPAIEMQKAREDKQQAAVDSIDADVNVQELRSAFGARILPGSIEPLN
- a CDS encoding YbaB/EbfC family nucleoid-associated protein, giving the protein MKNALAGIMQQAQKMQDNFKKAQEELATIEILGESGGGLITVLMTGKREVRKVSIDPSLLGDDRDMLEDLVAAAINDAVHKVNKMKKEKMSDVTAGMPLPPGFQMPF
- the recR gene encoding recombination mediator RecR produces the protein MQNRGLMKELIHSLCCLPGIGPKSAQRIAFHLLQRNREGGLQLSKILAEAMLNIQHCSECRTLSEAVLCEICSNQSRDDSLLCVVESPADTWIIDQATTFKGKYFVLHGRLSPLDGIGPDQIGMDLLEQRMQSARITEIILATNSTVEGQATAYFIGEVAAKYQIRTTRIAHGIPMGGELEFIDSSTLSHAFNGRREI
- a CDS encoding cold-shock protein produces the protein MSVQVEGKVKWFNDEKGFGFIEQEGGKDVFVHFSAINGNGRKTLKEGQRVTMEVTTGQKGPQAENVTPL